The following are encoded in a window of Megalobrama amblycephala isolate DHTTF-2021 linkage group LG19, ASM1881202v1, whole genome shotgun sequence genomic DNA:
- the bckdha gene encoding 2-oxoisovalerate dehydrogenase subunit alpha, mitochondrial, translating to MAAVRSVQKLYGIGLHSIRQNTALKATTLLQQRAFRVCRALRQQPFDSSAEKPQFPGASAEFIDHLEFIQPNVISGIPVYRVMDRQGQIINPSEDPQLSKETVLNFYQKMTLLNTMDRILYESQRQGRISFYMTNYGEEGTHIGSAAALDPSDLVFGQYREAGVLMYRGFPLDLFMAQCYANADDLGKGRQMPVHYGCKDLNFVTISSPLATQIPQAAGAAYAVKRENTNRVVICYFGEGAASEGDAHAGFNFSATLECPLIFFCRNNGYAISTPTNEQYRGDGIAARGPGYGLMSIRVDGNDVFAVYNATKEARRRAVAENQPFLIEAMTYRIGHHSTSDDSSAYRSVDEVNYWDKQDHPISRLRHYMTARDWWGEDEERAWRKQSRKLVMEAFERAERRLKPHPDLMFTDVYDEMTPQIAKQKDAMWRHVQQYKEHYPLDLYEK from the exons ATGGCGGCTGTTAGAAGTGTTCAGAAATTATACGGCATTGGACTTCATTCAATTCGTCAAAATACTGCGTTAAAAGCAACAACGCTTCTGCAGCAAAGAGCATTCCGCGTCTGT AGAGCTCTTCGCCAGCAGCCGTTTGATTCTTCGGCGGAGAAGCCGCAGTTTCCTGGAGCCTCGGCGGAGTTCATCGATCACCTGGAGTTTATCCAGCCCAATGTGATCTCAGGAATCCCTGTGTATAGGGTGATGGACAGACAGGGCCAGATCATCAATCCGTCGGAGGATCCTCAG CTTTCAAAAGAGACGGTTTTGAATTTCTATCAGAAGATGACGTTACTCAACACAATGGATCGTATTCTTTACGAGTCTCAGAGGCAG GGCCGTATCTCATTCTACATGACCAATTACGGTGAGGAGGGCACACATATTGGAAGCGCTGCAGCTCTTGACCCTAGTGATTTGGTCTTCGGCCAATACCGGGAAGCTG GTGTATTGATGTACAGAGGCTTCCCTCTGGATCTGTTTATGGCACAGTGCTATGCAAACGCTGATGACCTTGGCAAGGGTCGACAAATGCCAGTTCACTATGGCTGCAAAGACCTTAATTTTGTCACCATCTCCTCACCACTTGCCACTCAGATCCCCCAGG CGGCCGGGGCGGCGTACGCAGTGAAGCGGGAGAACACAAACCGTGTGGTGATCTGTTACTTCGGAGAGGGGGCGGCCAGTGAGGGAGACGCACATGCTGGATTTAATTTCTCCGCCACCCTTGAGTGTCCTCTCATATTCTTCTGCCGTAATAACGGTTATGCTATCTCCACGCCAACCAACGAGCAGTATAGAGGGGACGGTATTG CTGCTCGAGGTCCAGGATACGGACTGATGTCGATCCGTGTAGATGGAAATGATGTTTTTGCAGTATACAACGCCACAAAAGAGGCACGACGCAGAGCGGTGGCTGAAAACCAGCCCTTCCTCATTGAAGCCATGACCTACAG GATCGGTCATCACAGCACCAGTGACGACAGTTCTGCCTACCGCTCAGTCGACGAGGTGAACTACTGGGACAAGCAGGATCACCCCATCTCTCGCCTACGGCACTACATGACCGCCCGAGACTGGTGGGGCGAGGACGAGGAGCGGGCCTGGAGGAAGCAGTCCCGCAAACTCGTCATGGAGGCCTTCGAAAGAGCCGAGAGACGTCTGAAACCCCACCCTGACCTGATGTTCACTGACGTCTATGATGAGATGACTCCTCAAATAGCCAAGCAGAAAGACGCCATGTGGCGGCACGTCCAGCAGTATAAAGAGCATTACCCACTTGATCTCTATGAGAAATAA